The bacterium genome window below encodes:
- the fliG gene encoding flagellar motor switch protein FliG translates to MAETKKKTALTGEQKAAALLISLGPELAAKIYQHLKEETVEQVTLQIANLRKITPEEKDSVMQEVLNIAAAQEYISQGGVEYAHEILEKALGANKAMEIINRLQGSLQMTPFDYIKRTDPQQLLNFIQSEHPQTIALILAHLTADHAATILGALPTDIQVDVATRIAILDRAAPDVVMEIERVLERRISSVFTQEFTAAGGVRALAEVLNRADRSTEKAIMEKLDEVNPELAEEVKRLMFVFDDLVALDNRTIQQILREVDAKDLALALKGAKEEVKEHLLKNMSSRAKAMIIEDMEVMGPVRLKHAEEAQQKIINVVRQLEEMGEIVVSRGGEEEAMI, encoded by the coding sequence ATGGCTGAAACGAAAAAGAAAACCGCCTTGACCGGTGAGCAAAAAGCCGCCGCCCTTCTGATCTCTTTGGGGCCGGAGCTCGCCGCCAAGATCTATCAGCACCTGAAGGAAGAGACCGTCGAACAGGTCACCCTTCAGATCGCCAACCTGCGCAAGATCACTCCGGAAGAAAAAGATTCGGTGATGCAGGAGGTGCTGAATATCGCTGCGGCCCAGGAATACATCTCTCAGGGCGGGGTCGAATATGCCCACGAGATCCTAGAAAAGGCTTTGGGCGCCAATAAGGCGATGGAGATCATCAACCGCCTGCAGGGCTCCCTGCAGATGACGCCTTTCGACTACATCAAGCGGACCGATCCACAACAGTTGCTCAATTTCATCCAATCCGAGCATCCACAGACCATTGCTTTGATCCTGGCCCATCTGACGGCGGATCATGCGGCAACGATCCTAGGGGCCTTGCCTACCGACATCCAAGTTGATGTAGCGACCCGTATCGCGATCTTGGATCGGGCCGCGCCTGACGTAGTCATGGAAATCGAGCGGGTGTTAGAGCGCCGGATTTCGTCCGTCTTCACCCAGGAATTCACGGCCGCAGGTGGGGTCCGTGCATTGGCCGAGGTCCTTAATCGAGCCGATCGCTCCACGGAAAAGGCCATCATGGAGAAACTGGACGAGGTCAATCCGGAACTGGCCGAGGAGGTCAAACGCCTCATGTTCGTCTTCGACGATCTGGTGGCGTTGGACAATCGTACGATCCAGCAGATATTGAGGGAAGTGGACGCCAAGGATTTGGCCTTGGCCCTCAAGGGCGCCAAGGAAGAGGTGAAGGAACATCTTTTGAAGAACATGTCCAGCCGCGCCAAGGCCATGATCATCGAAGACATGGAAGTAATGGGTCCGGTGCGCTTGAAGCATGCCGAGGAAGCCCAACAGAAGATCATCAACGTGGTCAGGCAGTTGGAGGAAATGGGTGAGATCGTCGTTTCACGTGGTGGCGAAGAAGAGGCCATGATCTAA
- a CDS encoding FliH/SctL family protein: protein MSRSLLPDQNYAYAEQGYLVDNMPWQDEIRKRLEAERAPKLLDPMPTLNPAEFEPLMLPENPEASEVQAALEPSAEEVAEKLKLEAEEKAKSIEQTARKSAYDLVEQARWEAQDLIQKAKEEAEKEVQALKDHAAIEGRHEGMEAGKLEGIEMGRQEGQKAYFEAIQKWSGMMEATLEQRHQLLGEMQPLLVDLVGQALYQCLKRKAEGDNQMIVEMVGEALRKAQDRVHLKLHLNPADVEEVKSQSERLSLSVGAGHLELVPDARIERGGCVLETEAGSVDARLATMVSQAKDALTQGMPAR, encoded by the coding sequence ATGAGCCGCAGTTTGTTGCCGGACCAGAACTATGCGTATGCCGAACAGGGCTACCTGGTCGACAATATGCCATGGCAGGATGAGATCCGTAAGCGGTTGGAGGCGGAACGGGCTCCGAAACTGTTGGACCCGATGCCGACCTTGAACCCGGCTGAATTCGAACCTCTGATGCTTCCGGAAAATCCTGAAGCATCGGAGGTGCAGGCGGCCCTCGAACCATCCGCTGAGGAAGTTGCGGAGAAACTAAAGCTGGAGGCCGAGGAGAAGGCGAAGAGTATCGAACAAACGGCTCGAAAGAGCGCCTATGACCTAGTGGAGCAGGCCCGTTGGGAAGCCCAGGACCTGATCCAAAAAGCCAAGGAAGAGGCGGAGAAAGAAGTTCAGGCTTTGAAGGACCATGCGGCGATCGAAGGCCGTCATGAGGGAATGGAGGCAGGCAAGTTGGAAGGCATTGAGATGGGCCGTCAAGAAGGCCAAAAGGCCTATTTTGAAGCCATTCAAAAATGGTCCGGGATGATGGAAGCGACTTTAGAACAGAGGCATCAGTTACTGGGGGAGATGCAGCCGCTTTTAGTGGACTTGGTTGGACAGGCCCTTTACCAATGTCTGAAGCGAAAGGCGGAAGGCGACAACCAGATGATCGTCGAGATGGTCGGGGAGGCCCTTCGTAAGGCACAGGATCGGGTTCATTTGAAACTGCATCTGAACCCTGCCGACGTGGAAGAGGTGAAGAGCCAAAGTGAAAGGCTGAGCCTTTCGGTGGGTGCGGGACACCTTGAATTGGTCCCGGATGCGCGCATCGAGCGCGGCGGGTGTGTCTTGGAAACCGAGGCTGGATCGGTCGATGCGCGACTGGCCACGATGGTTTCCCAGGCCAAGGACGCCTTGACGCAGGGAATGCCGGCCCGTTGA
- the fliI gene encoding flagellar protein export ATPase FliI, producing MKKNLESMEVVRVNGRVEQVVGLVIESTGPAASVGEACWITPADGKGEMVLAEVVGFRQHRVLLMPLGEMRGLGPGSEVVPTGQAFRIPVGECLLGRVIDAMGKPMDGKGSLGPEPASYPIHREPPSPMERRRITRPMPTGVRAIDALLTLGEGQRLGIFSGSGVGKSTLLGMIARNTEADVNVIALVGERGREVKDFLERDLGTEGLKRSVVVVATSDQPSLIRIQAALVATAVAEYFRDQGKRVMLMMDSVTRFAMAQREVGLAIGEPPATKGYTPSVFALLPKLMERAGTTAHQGSITALYTILVEADDMNEPVADTCRSILDGHVVLSRDLAAQNHYPAIDVLNSVSRVMRDIVTKEQSDAAGKMRSILATYKGAEDLISIGAYVKGSNPKVDEALQKLDAVQGFLRQSREDRAPWAEMTQKLLGFLN from the coding sequence TTGAAGAAGAACCTGGAAAGCATGGAAGTCGTCCGGGTGAATGGGCGCGTGGAGCAGGTCGTTGGGTTGGTGATCGAATCGACGGGCCCCGCCGCTTCGGTGGGAGAGGCTTGTTGGATCACTCCGGCGGATGGCAAGGGCGAGATGGTCCTAGCTGAGGTCGTTGGATTCCGCCAGCACCGTGTTCTATTGATGCCCCTGGGGGAGATGAGGGGCCTCGGGCCGGGAAGTGAGGTGGTCCCGACCGGACAGGCCTTCCGGATCCCGGTGGGCGAATGCTTGCTGGGGCGTGTTATCGATGCCATGGGAAAGCCCATGGATGGAAAGGGCTCTTTGGGGCCTGAACCGGCGAGTTACCCGATCCACCGGGAACCGCCTTCGCCTATGGAACGCAGGAGGATCACTCGGCCAATGCCGACAGGGGTGAGGGCGATTGATGCCTTGTTGACCCTGGGAGAGGGTCAGCGGCTCGGGATATTCTCGGGGTCCGGTGTCGGGAAGAGCACTTTGTTGGGGATGATCGCTCGTAATACCGAGGCGGATGTCAATGTGATCGCCTTGGTGGGCGAACGTGGAAGGGAAGTGAAGGATTTTCTGGAGAGGGACCTGGGGACCGAAGGGCTTAAACGTAGTGTGGTTGTGGTCGCTACCTCGGACCAGCCTTCCCTGATCCGTATCCAGGCAGCGCTGGTGGCGACGGCGGTCGCGGAGTATTTCCGGGACCAGGGCAAGAGGGTCATGCTAATGATGGATTCGGTGACCCGCTTTGCCATGGCCCAGCGGGAGGTGGGGTTGGCTATCGGAGAACCCCCGGCGACCAAAGGGTATACTCCTTCGGTCTTTGCGTTGTTGCCTAAACTGATGGAGCGGGCTGGGACCACGGCCCATCAAGGGAGCATTACGGCCCTTTATACCATCTTGGTGGAAGCCGATGACATGAACGAGCCGGTGGCGGACACTTGCCGGTCGATTTTGGACGGACATGTGGTGCTTTCAAGGGACCTGGCAGCGCAGAATCACTATCCGGCCATCGATGTGCTGAATAGTGTGTCCCGCGTCATGCGGGATATTGTGACGAAGGAGCAGAGTGACGCGGCGGGGAAGATGAGGTCCATCCTGGCCACCTATAAAGGGGCCGAGGATCTCATCTCCATCGGCGCTTATGTGAAGGGTAGCAATCCAAAAGTGGACGAAGCCCTTCAAAAGCTTGATGCGGTGCAAGGGTTCTTGAGGCAATCACGAGAAGATCGGGCGCCCTGGGCGGAGATGACCCAGAAGCTCCTTGGCTTCTTGAACTGA
- the fliJ gene encoding flagellar export protein FliJ encodes MPTRFRFRLEQVLNLRKQLEEQKVRELAQAQGRLLEIEEELRGHEQEEGAFLGSYGRFEEAGTFSSDQVMAFSEYRDWLSRRKKEMERREREWAQEVERRRQTAMRASRGRRLLENLKEKRAKQHAQEVLGEEQRFLDEIASIAFVRRDRVQRTIGAATTENLGR; translated from the coding sequence ATGCCGACCCGTTTTCGGTTCCGGTTGGAACAGGTACTGAATCTCCGTAAGCAGCTGGAGGAGCAAAAGGTGCGGGAATTGGCCCAAGCTCAAGGGCGTCTTCTGGAGATAGAAGAGGAGCTCCGGGGGCATGAGCAAGAGGAGGGCGCCTTTCTGGGGTCTTACGGTCGTTTTGAGGAGGCCGGGACGTTCAGTAGTGACCAAGTGATGGCTTTTTCCGAATATCGGGATTGGTTGTCGCGCCGTAAAAAAGAGATGGAACGTCGGGAAAGGGAATGGGCACAGGAAGTTGAGCGGCGGCGCCAAACGGCCATGCGGGCGTCCCGTGGAAGACGATTGTTGGAGAATTTGAAGGAAAAGCGAGCTAAACAGCATGCCCAAGAAGTCCTGGGCGAAGAACAGCGTTTTTTGGATGAGATCGCTTCGATCGCTTTTGTAAGGCGGGACCGGGTCCAAAGGACCATCGGGGCCGCTACGACCGAAAACTTAGGGAGGTGA
- a CDS encoding flagellar motor protein, protein MDIATVLGLFLGLIGVVGGSLLDGTPLTALLQFAAFVIIFVGTSGATMMSFPIDTVREFWPVLKKAFKKQELDPAAIVTQLVGFATKARREGLLGLEEEAEAIQDPFLKKGLQLVVDGTDIEMIRNIMETDIAFLEARHKIGESIFGTLGGFAPTLGIIGTVVGLVHALSAFGSGEADAAALVAAIATAFIATFYGISFANLVFLPISFKLKQNSQAEVLLREVMLEGILAISAGDNPRIVEEKLKAFLPPRMKLDMEAAAKQGEGKEEE, encoded by the coding sequence GTGGATATCGCAACGGTTCTAGGATTGTTTTTAGGGCTCATCGGTGTCGTCGGGGGGTCCCTCCTCGATGGAACACCCTTGACCGCGTTGTTGCAGTTCGCGGCCTTCGTCATCATTTTTGTGGGAACCTCAGGCGCGACCATGATGAGCTTTCCCATCGATACGGTGAGGGAATTTTGGCCGGTCCTTAAAAAGGCCTTCAAAAAACAGGAACTGGATCCTGCGGCGATCGTCACTCAATTGGTGGGTTTTGCGACCAAGGCTCGTCGCGAAGGTCTGCTGGGCCTTGAAGAGGAAGCGGAAGCGATCCAGGATCCTTTCCTGAAGAAGGGCCTTCAATTGGTCGTTGACGGTACCGACATCGAAATGATCCGCAATATCATGGAGACGGACATAGCGTTCCTGGAGGCTCGTCACAAGATCGGTGAAAGTATTTTCGGGACGCTGGGTGGTTTTGCCCCTACCCTGGGTATCATCGGGACCGTCGTCGGTCTCGTGCACGCCTTGTCGGCCTTCGGTAGCGGGGAGGCGGATGCGGCGGCCCTGGTCGCGGCTATCGCAACAGCCTTCATTGCGACTTTCTATGGGATCTCCTTTGCGAACCTGGTCTTCCTTCCCATTTCCTTCAAATTGAAACAGAACAGCCAAGCGGAGGTGCTCCTTCGCGAGGTCATGCTGGAAGGTATCTTGGCCATTTCAGCTGGGGATAACCCGCGTATCGTTGAGGAGAAGTTAAAGGCCTTCCTTCCGCCGCGTATGAAACTGGACATGGAGGCGGCGGCAAAACAGGGCGAAGGCAAGGAAGAGGAATAA
- a CDS encoding flagellar motor protein MotB, with protein MPKRKKGGHDGGMEMESGGMMRWLLTYADLITLLLATFIILFATASQSKQVIEEIKAQIRAVFGPIPGNTAVLPSQSANAGEHYKIIPGEPREGGPVGGPAPPNKITTMGELKSGHPGIRQQLGANKVYIRREARGLVISLLTDKVLFDLGETKIRPEMYETLNDIADILRKNPDKKVEVEGHTDDLAIQTRKIPSNWELSALRATAVVKYLVGEKGLDPARFSAAGYAEYQPLVPNISEANRRINRRVDIVIMNLN; from the coding sequence ATGCCTAAACGTAAAAAAGGTGGCCACGACGGTGGCATGGAGATGGAATCCGGCGGCATGATGCGCTGGCTCCTGACCTATGCTGACTTGATCACCCTTTTGTTAGCTACCTTTATCATCCTTTTTGCGACTGCGAGCCAGAGCAAACAGGTCATCGAGGAGATCAAGGCACAGATCCGGGCGGTTTTCGGCCCTATCCCCGGGAATACAGCTGTCCTTCCCTCCCAAAGCGCGAATGCGGGTGAACATTATAAGATCATTCCTGGAGAGCCGCGGGAAGGGGGGCCGGTGGGCGGACCCGCTCCGCCGAACAAGATCACTACAATGGGAGAACTGAAGAGTGGTCATCCGGGTATTCGCCAGCAGTTGGGTGCCAATAAGGTCTATATCCGTCGCGAAGCTCGGGGGCTGGTTATTAGTCTCCTAACGGACAAGGTGCTTTTTGACCTCGGCGAGACAAAGATTAGGCCGGAAATGTACGAGACATTGAACGATATCGCAGATATTCTCAGGAAGAATCCGGATAAAAAGGTCGAAGTGGAGGGCCATACCGACGATTTGGCCATCCAAACCCGCAAGATCCCAAGCAACTGGGAACTATCTGCCCTCAGGGCGACGGCAGTCGTAAAGTATTTAGTGGGTGAAAAGGGGTTGGATCCGGCCCGATTTTCCGCAGCTGGTTATGCGGAATACCAGCCGTTGGTCCCGAACATCAGTGAAGCGAACCGCCGGATCAATCGGCGGGTCGACATTGTTATCATGAATTTGAATTAA
- a CDS encoding flagellar basal body-associated FliL family protein: MADQGEKGLRGLVMISLLLSALTLVGMAVLGVLALTKLGGVSESKKEVKVIEQKPEPGKNYDLGTFTVNLADEEASRYVRAHVVMEYSSLNPELDKEIKLREAQFKDLVNTLLNDRKAVELSTAEGKEQFRREFQLKVNETLKYGAITNVFLTEFAIQ; encoded by the coding sequence ATGGCAGATCAAGGAGAAAAGGGCTTGCGGGGTTTGGTGATGATCTCGCTTTTACTCAGCGCCCTCACTTTGGTGGGGATGGCGGTCTTGGGTGTTCTGGCCCTCACGAAATTGGGAGGTGTTTCTGAATCGAAAAAGGAGGTCAAGGTCATCGAACAGAAACCGGAACCCGGGAAGAATTATGACCTGGGCACTTTCACGGTGAATCTTGCCGATGAAGAGGCCTCCCGTTATGTCCGCGCCCATGTGGTCATGGAATATAGTTCCCTGAACCCCGAGCTGGACAAGGAAATCAAGTTGCGTGAGGCTCAGTTCAAGGATCTGGTGAACACCCTCCTGAACGATCGAAAGGCCGTGGAATTATCGACCGCCGAAGGGAAGGAACAATTCCGCCGCGAGTTCCAACTGAAGGTCAACGAAACCCTGAAATACGGCGCTATTACAAATGTTTTCTTGACGGAGTTTGCGATCCAATAA
- the fliM gene encoding flagellar motor switch protein FliM, with protein sequence MDDLLSDGEVSALLSELDVGMTGGESPSVDTPGSSSTAPEAGITVDEQGRKIKTYDFNRPNRFSKDHMRTLEMLHEIFSRGFTASVAAYLRTVADIKVVSVSQLPFREYTMSLPRPDCIFVLKMEPLDGSFLLEIGPELVLTLIDRILGGPGKAPMAPRELTLIEQSVIEKIINRGMEALQEAWLKVGHFQPKLTGYETTAQFVQIVAPSEITAVIEFEIKINDVTGKMSMCIPYVVLEPIIGDLSAQKWFTVGKKESTAETVENLTKVMKETTIPIVVRVGAAGITVREMLGLKSGDVVRLDTSPHQEISVLIENLIKLKGRPGISSKKKALQVTKVMSPDEKS encoded by the coding sequence ATGGACGATCTGCTATCTGATGGTGAGGTAAGCGCGTTACTTTCCGAATTGGATGTCGGGATGACGGGGGGGGAATCCCCTTCGGTCGACACACCGGGTAGTAGCTCGACGGCACCTGAGGCGGGAATCACGGTCGATGAGCAGGGCCGTAAGATCAAGACCTATGATTTCAACCGACCCAACCGTTTTTCCAAGGATCACATGCGGACCTTGGAAATGCTCCATGAGATCTTTTCTCGGGGCTTCACGGCTTCGGTGGCGGCTTATCTTCGTACGGTTGCGGATATCAAGGTGGTCTCGGTCAGCCAGTTGCCGTTCCGGGAATACACCATGTCCCTTCCCCGTCCCGATTGCATTTTTGTGCTTAAAATGGAGCCGCTGGATGGTTCTTTCCTTTTGGAGATCGGCCCCGAGTTGGTCCTCACCCTGATCGACCGTATCTTGGGAGGTCCCGGAAAGGCCCCGATGGCGCCACGGGAACTCACCTTGATCGAACAATCGGTCATTGAGAAGATCATCAATCGCGGTATGGAAGCGCTCCAGGAAGCCTGGCTCAAGGTTGGTCACTTCCAGCCCAAGCTGACCGGGTATGAAACGACCGCCCAATTCGTTCAGATCGTGGCTCCTTCCGAGATCACTGCGGTCATCGAGTTCGAGATCAAGATCAATGATGTGACAGGCAAGATGTCGATGTGCATCCCTTATGTGGTTTTAGAGCCCATCATCGGGGATTTGTCGGCCCAAAAATGGTTCACGGTCGGGAAGAAAGAGTCCACGGCGGAGACCGTCGAGAATCTCACCAAGGTGATGAAGGAAACGACCATCCCTATTGTTGTTCGGGTGGGCGCGGCCGGAATCACCGTGCGCGAAATGCTGGGCTTGAAGTCAGGAGATGTCGTCCGGTTGGATACCAGCCCCCACCAAGAGATCTCTGTCCTGATCGAGAATTTGATCAAGTTGAAGGGACGCCCTGGCATCTCCTCGAAAAAGAAGGCGTTGCAAGTCACGAAAGTGATGTCGCCGGATGAAAAGTCCTAG
- the fliN gene encoding flagellar motor switch protein FliN, producing the protein MSGVLDGPFLFSFLQGSGGLDGQALLVIREKDASVIADLLIGQEGTNAPERVTELHLSAFGEVVQQLAGVLTSGLKPLAGPQAHFEVQETVSQEGDGAQNALSQLGSSLAVLTYGLNVEGLVSGDLMVCFPGAVATRLSTGSGRKAGPSPAQVVKPGASVRSAQSMPGGKAVEPLENEFAGSSRPAGGNIALLMDVPLKLTVELGRTTKLVKEILALAPGSVVELDKLAGEAVDILVNEKLIAKGEVVVIDENFGVRITEIINPEERLTAVQG; encoded by the coding sequence ATGAGCGGTGTGTTGGACGGTCCTTTTCTCTTCTCCTTCCTGCAAGGGAGCGGAGGGCTGGATGGTCAGGCTCTTTTGGTGATCCGTGAAAAGGACGCTTCCGTCATCGCCGATCTCTTGATCGGGCAGGAGGGGACGAATGCACCGGAGCGTGTGACCGAACTCCATCTATCGGCGTTTGGAGAGGTCGTCCAACAGTTAGCGGGGGTCCTGACTAGTGGGCTCAAGCCCTTGGCCGGGCCTCAAGCCCATTTTGAAGTGCAGGAAACGGTATCCCAGGAGGGTGACGGGGCCCAGAACGCCCTTTCTCAATTGGGAAGTTCCTTGGCTGTGCTTACCTATGGTTTGAATGTGGAGGGACTAGTTTCAGGCGACCTGATGGTTTGCTTTCCCGGTGCGGTCGCGACCCGACTTTCAACGGGTTCAGGGAGGAAGGCGGGCCCCTCGCCCGCGCAAGTTGTTAAACCCGGTGCTTCTGTTAGAAGTGCCCAATCGATGCCAGGAGGTAAGGCTGTGGAACCTTTAGAGAACGAGTTCGCGGGATCCTCCCGCCCAGCGGGTGGCAATATCGCCCTGCTGATGGATGTTCCGCTCAAGTTGACGGTGGAACTTGGCCGTACGACCAAACTGGTCAAAGAGATCCTAGCCCTTGCGCCGGGTTCGGTCGTTGAATTGGACAAGCTGGCCGGGGAAGCGGTTGATATCTTGGTCAACGAAAAATTGATCGCCAAGGGCGAAGTTGTGGTGATCGATGAGAACTTCGGCGTGCGTATCACCGAGATCATCAATCCGGAAGAACGACTGACCGCAGTCCAGGGTTGA
- a CDS encoding flagellar biosynthetic protein FliO, which produces MFQSQTGTISTPGASVTAPMALPEETPSPSPGLFSTFIRLILALGITLGLVVITIWGLKWVWESKGLSQVGEEGKPIRVFHTTYLGPRLSIQLVEIGSKVLVLGVGPTEIRCLDVIMDPREVATLKESLPAGFPQALQKILKSKEAEDRGERAQAMIRESNQAVGEYVQKLKNLKKKKILNTPPNKDT; this is translated from the coding sequence TTGTTCCAGAGTCAAACAGGAACGATTTCCACGCCTGGTGCGTCCGTTACGGCTCCCATGGCACTACCTGAGGAAACCCCGAGCCCATCTCCCGGCTTATTTTCGACCTTTATCCGGCTGATCTTGGCGCTGGGGATAACCCTTGGCCTGGTCGTGATCACCATTTGGGGACTGAAATGGGTGTGGGAAAGCAAAGGCTTGTCCCAGGTTGGCGAAGAGGGAAAACCAATCCGTGTGTTCCATACCACGTATTTGGGCCCCCGATTGTCCATTCAATTGGTGGAGATCGGTTCAAAAGTGCTTGTCCTGGGTGTGGGGCCCACGGAGATACGTTGTTTGGACGTGATCATGGATCCACGTGAGGTTGCGACACTTAAGGAAAGTCTTCCTGCCGGGTTTCCACAGGCTCTTCAAAAGATACTGAAGTCCAAAGAGGCAGAAGATAGAGGTGAGCGTGCCCAAGCGATGATCCGTGAAAGCAACCAGGCAGTTGGGGAATACGTTCAAAAACTGAAGAATCTTAAGAAGAAAAAAATCCTGAACACTCCACCGAACAAGGATACTTAA
- the fliP gene encoding flagellar type III secretion system pore protein FliP (The bacterial flagellar biogenesis protein FliP forms a type III secretion system (T3SS)-type pore required for flagellar assembly.) — protein sequence MRLRSSPFLLLGLVLFTIPVHAADIPLPAIRIGVDQAKSPQEVAMSLQILLVLTVLSLAPAILILTTSFTRIVIVLAFLRQGLGTQQVPPNQVLIGLALFLTFFTMQPTFQKIDKDALTPYLNGKLGTAEAFKKAEDPMRQFMFKQVREKDLALFVALSKSSRPRTPADISTWVLIPAFVIGELKKAFEMGFIIFIPFLIIDMVVASVLMSMGMLMLPPVLISLPFKILLFIMVDGWNLIVRSIALSF from the coding sequence ATGCGGTTACGTTCCTCGCCATTTTTGTTGTTAGGCTTGGTCCTTTTCACGATCCCGGTCCATGCTGCGGATATTCCTTTGCCCGCCATCCGGATCGGGGTCGACCAGGCCAAGAGCCCCCAGGAAGTGGCGATGAGCCTTCAGATACTTCTGGTTTTGACGGTACTTTCCCTTGCTCCTGCCATCTTGATCCTGACAACTTCTTTTACTCGGATCGTTATCGTCTTGGCTTTTTTGCGTCAGGGGCTGGGAACCCAACAAGTACCTCCGAATCAAGTCTTGATCGGACTGGCACTTTTCTTGACCTTCTTCACCATGCAGCCCACGTTCCAAAAGATCGACAAGGACGCTTTGACCCCCTATCTGAACGGGAAATTGGGAACCGCTGAAGCCTTTAAAAAAGCCGAGGATCCCATGCGACAATTCATGTTCAAACAGGTCCGCGAGAAGGACCTGGCCCTTTTTGTCGCACTTTCCAAGTCCAGCCGTCCTAGGACGCCGGCGGATATTTCCACTTGGGTTCTGATCCCGGCTTTTGTGATCGGTGAATTGAAAAAGGCGTTCGAAATGGGATTTATCATCTTTATCCCGTTCCTTATCATCGATATGGTGGTGGCTTCGGTCCTCATGTCGATGGGTATGTTGATGCTCCCGCCTGTTCTGATCTCCCTTCCTTTCAAGATCCTTCTTTTCATTATGGTCGATGGATGGAACCTGATCGTCCGATCCATCGCCTTGAGCTTTTAG
- the fliQ gene encoding flagellar biosynthesis protein FliQ, producing MTVEFIADLASRALWVTLLVSAPILGLGLVVGVAVSIFQAVTQIQEMTLTFIPKIIAIFIAILVFGKWMMIVLLNFTSNLWVNLPQYVK from the coding sequence GTGACCGTTGAATTCATCGCTGATCTTGCCAGTCGGGCTCTTTGGGTGACCCTTCTGGTATCCGCTCCCATCCTGGGCTTGGGCTTGGTGGTCGGTGTAGCTGTTTCCATTTTTCAAGCCGTGACCCAGATACAAGAAATGACCCTCACCTTCATCCCGAAAATTATCGCGATTTTCATCGCGATCCTGGTCTTTGGGAAGTGGATGATGATCGTTCTTTTGAACTTCACATCCAACCTTTGGGTGAATTTACCCCAATATGTGAAGTGA
- the fliR gene encoding flagellar biosynthetic protein FliR — MPENPFHFSPGEVVGFVLVLMRVAGIFLTAPVFSSRQIPVLLKASWVLLTAFLIFPIVPLPTGDLPAPGLAFGLAVVRELLLGFSIGLAATLVFTGIQLAGQIIDIQMGLGMANIIDPVTATQISVMGQFYFMVATLVYLSADGHHLLLRGIMDSFGVVPLGGAHFTPALGSKMMEIFTQVFFIAFRVGAPVIGALFITNMTLGIIARTVPQMNVFIVGMPLGMAVGLIITAFSMGFFSFMLQGLFKGMHRDFAILLRALH, encoded by the coding sequence ATGCCTGAGAATCCATTCCATTTCAGTCCTGGGGAAGTGGTGGGTTTCGTCCTAGTCCTGATGCGAGTGGCAGGGATTTTCCTGACAGCGCCGGTCTTTTCCAGCCGTCAGATCCCCGTTCTTTTGAAGGCTTCTTGGGTTCTTTTGACGGCTTTTCTCATTTTCCCCATTGTCCCGCTTCCAACGGGGGACTTGCCTGCTCCCGGCCTGGCCTTCGGACTGGCAGTGGTCCGCGAACTTCTACTTGGTTTTTCCATTGGTCTGGCCGCCACCCTGGTCTTCACGGGCATCCAATTGGCTGGCCAGATCATCGATATCCAAATGGGACTAGGAATGGCGAACATCATCGATCCCGTCACCGCGACCCAAATATCGGTCATGGGACAGTTTTATTTCATGGTGGCGACCTTGGTCTACTTGTCCGCGGATGGACACCACCTTTTGCTACGGGGGATCATGGATAGTTTCGGGGTCGTTCCTTTGGGAGGAGCCCATTTCACTCCTGCTTTGGGATCCAAAATGATGGAGATATTCACCCAGGTTTTCTTCATCGCTTTTCGCGTTGGAGCCCCGGTTATCGGAGCCCTTTTCATAACGAACATGACGCTAGGCATCATCGCGAGGACCGTTCCGCAAATGAATGTTTTTATCGTTGGTATGCCACTGGGGATGGCGGTCGGTCTCATCATCACGGCCTTTTCGATGGGATTCTTCTCTTTCATGCTTCAAGGTCTTTTTAAAGGGATGCACAGGGATTTCGCCATCCTTTTAAGGGCCCTTCACTAA